From the genome of Poecilia reticulata strain Guanapo linkage group LG22, Guppy_female_1.0+MT, whole genome shotgun sequence:
TCAAGCCTGACTTCCAGTGAAGTGAGATTTGGCATGAGGCTGTAGCTCTGGTATTGGCTATCCATTGGCTATCAATCTAGCTAGCTGGTATTGGCAATCTATTGGCTATCAACCTAGCTAGCTGGTATTAGCTATCCATTGGCTGTAGACCAACCCAGCTTTGTGGTTTGTTGCTGGTAGCTTGGATgctgtatgtaaaaaaaaaaaaaagtttaacctAATAAAAGTGGTAGTTAGTGCTCCATTTGGCTTTTTTGCAAGTTATTTGCCAGGTGTAGTTTTAAAATAGTGTTGGCTTAAAAAGAGTAatggatgatgttttttttgttttttttgcaccgTCCACAACATGACTGtaacataaaattttaacatttttcaaacttttgatCCTGGAAAGTAGACCCATGCCTATTGGagagaatatgaaaaaaagcttcatttaaTCCAATTGAATTTGACTGGGAGAAAATTAGGTTGGCTTGGATTGAGATCCAAACAATCGGATGACACATAGGTTACATTTCTGTTGTCAGTTAAGCTCTTATATAACTCTTAACAAGCGTTTCTCTGGAACTCTGGTTGAGATTAAAATCTGCTCCGATGTCTTGACATTAAGGCAGGTCGCAACAAGGAAAACGAGACTTGCAACGAATCTCCTGAAGGCATAGTGTGTGTGAGATATGTAATTAAAGACTGGAAAAACCAGGCTGAGTTCCCCACCTTCTGGATGCCGTCCCTTTAAAAACCGAAGGATTTTAAGAGCGTCTCGTGGCTTACAGAGGTGGTGCATGGGGTAACGGGTGGGTGACAAACAGCGGTGGGTGAAGCATGATGATTGATTGTGCTGCGAGTGACTGTAGTATGTGGCCTGTCTCAGGTGGAGGAGCGATCTAAGATGAACAGGCAGAGCTCGCCAGCGCTGCAGCACAAAGTGTCCCACCGCATCTCCgacccctccctccctccccgcTCCGAGTCGTTCAGCAGTGGAGGCATGCAGCCCACCCGCACCCCTCCCATCCACCGCTCCATTGAACCACAGGTGTGTGTGACTGGGTGCGTGTGAGCAGAAAGAgtcatgtaaatgtttcatgTGCTCCCATACAAATAATTACACACCTTGCTGCTCCCTGTTtacattatttctttaaaagctTTGTGCAACATCTGATTTAGTAATTTGTCTAACgtttctgtcttcttcttcttccctccccgcccccattttctctttttgtttttttttccatgcctCAATTCAATACCATTTCAATCCATTTTCGTACACTTACATTCTGCTGCTATTCTTTCCTTCCATCCACCTCGTTAACCTCCTCTACTGGCATGCTTTCCGTCGATCGCTCCGCTCATCGACTTCGCCTCAGATGGCCCATCTCATTCCCGCCAAGGCCCACTCCGGCTCCGTGTCCGGCTCGCCGTCTCTCCAAGACCAGACGGGCTCGTCTCAGAGCGAGGGGGCTGGCGTGGCGTCACCGAAGCCCGAGACGCCCCGTCAAAACTCGGACCCCAGCTCTGACACCCCGGAACCCCAGCAGCACACCAGCAGCAGGGAGGAACGAGATCGAGACAGGACCGCTTGGCTGAGGGAAGAGGATATCCCCCCCAGGGTTGGTAATCCTTATTTactaaaagctgaaaataactgattcttgtttataattttgtgaagtactgatttatttgaattgtgttttttcttgtttaacttATGTTTCACActtcatcatgttttttttggttctgtACTTAAAAGCAAAGACAGACTATCTTATTCCTGACGACAGATTCACATTCTACGATCtttctcacatttgttttaaacttaaaaattatatatatatatatatatatatatatatatatatatatatatatatatatatatatatataatcaatGGCAGTTTGTGAATGAATTGTCATCGCCAAAAGCCTTAGTGTAGACTAGACTGCCTAATTCAGCATGAAGTCGGTGTTTCACACGTGCATAGTagtgttttaaatgcaaaaatgacaaatcttTTAAATAGATCAATTCTGAATATGGCATTTTTCCATCCCTCACCTCTCCAGACCCGCCCCGGGTTACTACCTATGTATAGcctctatataaaaaaaaaaactctggaatgatacagaccaacacaaagtagaaacGTTTTTAGGATAAAGATTTAAAGTGTGCAGGTATTTGTACACAGCCTCCTTTTCCTTGGAGTAAATGCAGCTGCcttcacccacacacacacacacgcacacacacScacacacacacacacgcaMacacacgcacacacacacacacacacgcacacacagacacactgtCCCTAGGGTGAAATGGCAGCTTGCTTACTGTGGAGATGCATCAGGAGGGAGGCATGGAAAGCAAGCAGACATCTTAAATACTCAGTGTTGCAGATGTAAAGTGAAAGTTGTTCTGTAAAGTATTAACTTATGAAGTTTTATTACAATGGCACAGCGCACctttttgatttgtgtttgtaattcttttttcttttaccataTTTCAAAATGATATCTTACATTGTGTTGATAAAAGTCCCATAAAACACATggagtttgtatttatttataatgtggataaagtgtgaaaatattCTGCTACAGCTTCTGTCCGGTAGAAGAAGCGATATTGTCGCatcttgtgatgtttttttttgtgtgtgtggttttacTTGTCCAGGTTCCCCAGAGGACAACCTCCATCTCTCCAGCCCTTGTTAGAAAGAATTCCCCAAATGGTGGTGTGGGTCTGGGCCCTCGCTCCGGTTCGCAGCTCATACGGGCCAGGTAAAGACCGAAACGGAAAACTGGCTTCGctaccccccaaaaaatatttaccgtGAAAAGAGCCAATATGTTCCTTTTAATTAGGTAGAAATCAGACACCCATCAAACCTCGTTGACTTTATTCGATTTTTTTCTGATGATGTTGAGTTTGAAGCAAACCAATCATGCGGCTTCCTCCCCTGTTTTCAGTAATCCGGATCTGCGCCGCTCTGAGCTTTCCCTCGATGCCATGCTGCAACGAACGTCCTCGAActcgtcgtcgtcgtcttctCCTTCGTCTCAGGGAGGCTCGTCCGAGAGGAGAGGTATTTAAGAGGAGCAGACATACAAGCGCACATCTACGCTACACGGCGAGGGTCACGGAAAATCTAGCGTGAGCGTAAGGTTTCTTGTGAAAACGCAGACGGAAAACAACAGCGAAAACCAAAACATCCACTTAACTCTCAGAGGCTTTCAGCAGGATGTTGTCGGTCGCGGCTGTGCTTCGATCAGCTTTGTCTGATGTGTCCTGTGTTGCTCACGGCCTACGGAGAGATACGGGGCAGGAAATGAGTGAGGGAGATACAGGGGGAAGTGTCAAACAGGGCCAGAGGGATGGTTTGAACACAGCATGCTCAGATCTCTGTCTGCCACAGAGGCGGTGATAAGACGAAGCACAGATAAGTCGctgcatttttgtaacaacatGCAAGCTTTAAGAACTGTGGGACAgcttggtaaaaaaataaaataaaatagataataaaaaaaaaaacatttgcaagaaTGAAATGAATGACGAGGTCCTGTTGTAAAATCACATAAGTACCAggattttttattcttttttttttccgtcttctgctgatcaaagaaaaaacaaaaaataaatatttttattaattttcttgtttaaagTAGTGTAAGTGCAGTGAACATTTATGGCGCAATgatcttttaattttgttttgtttgttcagaCTGTTTAAGTCTCCAAATCAAAAACTGCTGCTTTTGAAATTTAAGaattgtgtttgttctctctGGTAGGattttgagtttattattttcagacacctaaaattaaaaaaaaaaaaaaaatttttactgTTAGTATTTGTAAAATCGAgaagctctttgttttcgtaGGGTCATGTAGCTTTTATGgatttcaacacattttatttagtaaGCCCAAGGACAGAAGTGACCTCTGGGTTGTAAGTGTTGCAAACCTCTGATGTAAACGTACAGACTGtaaaaagagaacatttctgaaaaagagaAGCAGGCAGGAAGTAGCCAAGGAGTAATTGTCCACAGAACATATTTTAGTTGTGCGTTTCCTAAACCTGACCTTTATGGAAGAACGACAAGAGGAAAGCTATTGTTGAAAGAAACCGCTAACAAGTCTAATTCTCAGTTTCTCGCAAAACCatagaagatgttttttttttcttcttaacaATAGCTTACTTCTAAATTCTTTGCAACAAAACCCTTTAATGTAAGCTGATGTTTAAGCtcggggtttttttgtgtgggtTTTATAGGCCAGACCAAGCAGGTCAGAACTCCTCCCGGAGCCAACGAAGAGGTCAAACCCAAACAGGAGGAAGGCCGGGAATCAGCCAGACCCAGCAGACCTGCAGTGAGTCCAGCAggaaacagacacacactgtCATTTTCCATCTCCTCTCTCGGAAGCTTTTACTCGTCTCCTCCTCCATTTTTTCTACTGTTCACCTGctcttctctttctgtctgtgctCCTCTGTCTCTTTGCTATTCTTCAGAGCTATAAGAAAGCCATAGATGAGGTTAGTGACACCCGAGTCCccctctcttccttttttttttcttcttttaatccCGGTTATCTTTAGTCGAAATCGTGAGACTTCCTCATCCTCTCCTAGCATGGTGAAGTTAGTTGGTCTCACAGGAAGTCAAGTGTTTCTCCCTCCAACTCTGAAAATCCAGGGTGCTGAGGCAATGCCGGTGCGTGTGTgcattgacacacacacacacacacacacacacacacacacacNNNNNNNNNNNNNNNNNNNNNNNNNcacacacacacacacacacacacacacacacacacacacacacacacacacacctaagaGAGTATATGTGGGCGGGTTCTGGAGCGAGTTGCATACATGCATGACTTGTGTGGATGCATCCAAGTTGGAGAAACGGGGGTAAAAGATGAGCTGCCGAGCACCTGAACAACCTCTGAATCtttctttcctgtttctttgttgtCGTGGTAACTGGTCAGGAGGAGCTGGTAAGCAGTTCACCTCGCCTCTGTTTGCATGATTGGTCCGATCCATCGGCTTGACCCCTTGGGTTGGTTGGCATGTGGatgatagagagagagagagagagagagagagacagagagagagagagagacagagagagagagagagagagagagagagacagagagagagagagagagagacagagagagagagagagagagggagagatgcTGCCCTCTTACGGAGCATCAGCCCTGAAGCCGTtgtgtgtctctctcttcttcttgaGCGAATAAAAGTGCTGATTGTGAAAGCTCAAGAAGTTGTGTCAAAATTAGTGAGCCAAAGTGAAATCGTTAAAATCAGCACTCTTGTTCCACACGTTTGCAGGCCTGGCTGCGTGTGGGTGACGGCACATTTATTGTCCTCCTGTCATGCTACTGAACCCTCCTGCCTTTTACCCTCTGCCTTTCTTCAGGCTTTTTGGTGAAtggtagagaaaaaaatgtactaaagGATTTTGTGTGCGTCTTCTCTTCTGTCCCTCTGTTAAAGGACTTAAGCGCACTGGCTAAGGAACTTAGAGAACTGAGGGTAGAGGAAGGAAGTCGGCCTCCGGTCAAGGTACGCCGGCGTTTTACAGAAACCgataagtaaaatatatttgcagattttttttgttttgtttgtttgttttagcttgTGATATTCTGTTGACTTTCTGCGGTTTAAAGAGAGGATTAGACCTAACAGACAGCCCAGGATTTTAAgccattctgtttttgttttaattacttaattGCACTTCCCTAAAATTCTGGTCAAACAAATGTAGTTGATTCCTCTGGGGTGTGCATGGATGTTGAATTCACTTTTAATTAGCAATCTATGACTTTCAGTTTCTCTCGGGCTTAAAGGTGATGACATGACAGGAAAAAGACTTTTCTGTCTCCTCAAGACTAAGATCTTACTTTTCAGCTACGCAAACACTTTGGGTGGGTTTTCAGCAGTTTAATAGAAAGTTTGTgacaaagacataaataaaaaagctttaatgGTGCTCTAAACACAATCAGCATTCTTCTATGCTCATCTCAGGTTTACCTTATCCCACTATTCATGCATTAAGGGCTAAATCCTATAGAAAGATGAGAGAACTGAAGACTCTGTAGTGTTTTCTTGACAGCTGAAGGTGATTATACAAAGGGCTCACAGCAGGAGTACCAATATTTGTGGCacttatagatttttttcagaaattgattcttaattttttttttttttttcctcactgaatTAATGTCCTAAAATTAAAAGCTGGGTTCTCTTAAAATACATCTCTGTGAGATTATACTACTGGAATAAAAGCATAATTAGCTTTAAGGTCATTTACAAACCATTATTGGAGGTGCCAAAGAGATATAACAATCATTTGAATATATGACTTAACCTGTACACTCATTTGGAAAGATTGCCAAATGAAATGAGAATTAAGGTTGTTCTCTTATTAACTTGCACGACGActgggtttgtttttgacaCAAAAGGAGTCTTCCGTAGAGACGATGGAGGTTTTAGGGCACTTTAACATCAGATCTGCTTTACGTCTAGCGTTGCGTTCCTATAAATTAGATCGGAGGGTGCTGCTTGCTTGCCTATTTACATTATCGTTCTTCTACCAGAAGCTACATCGGTCACAAACCCGGAGGGAAAGCCCAGTCCCTGCTATAAATGATCAGCTTCACTGGTCTAAGCAAAGGAGAAATCTCTTATAGTTCATATCGTCTTTGGAAGGGattcaaaacagaacaaagttttttttctgaggctAAATCCAATCAGTGTAGAAAATAGGAATATGAAAAAGCATTTGAAGAAAGTAAACAGCAAAGAACTTTAATGATACAATAGCCACAGTCCCTGTAATGTAAGTGTTTAGACTtgcatccttttccttccaaattttttgaaaacagaagttTAATATAAACTTCAGCACCAAAATATATCTCCAAAAAAAACCGTTAAATGATACAGAATTGCTCacctaaaatatataatatttttatgtagatTCTTTGTTCGTGTTTTGGTCTAATAAAGCTAACCTAATCTAAAGCACGTCGCTAGGCGACAGGGTTTCTCATTGATTTTAATTCTTGCTGTTGTGATAAAGGTCACAGACTACTCATCCTCCAGCGAAGACTCGGAAAGCAGCGACGAGGACGGGGAGGTGCTGGGGCACGACGGGACCGTTGCCGTTAGCGACATCCCCCGCATCATGTAAGCTGTCTTCTCTGGtttaatatttctctttttatatatatatatttataaaaataacagtttttgttACTATTAAAGATTTGCATGCACGGAGTTTGCTCTGTGCCAAGTGGGCGCAGGTTCAGCAGAAATTGTTTGTAAGCggtggagtgtgtgtgtgctctgcaGGCCGGGAGTCCAGAGCAGCTCTGAGTCGTACGGAGGGCTGGCTGAGGACGCTCTGGGAGACTCCTATGACAGCTCCAGGGACAGCACTCTGATGATGAGAGAGGTGATGAATGTGAAACCACGCAAACACACTCATTCTCagcactgcacacacacaagatACACAAAGCCCTCGTagagttttatttagattttgtttgtcacagatcaacacaaattaGCTctaaattgtactttttttaacttttttattttatttcttatgttgTACAATCTCAAACACGTGCTGCACCATTGTGTCCAAACTCACTGATTCAATACTTTGCAGAACTATATTCAGGTAAAATTTCACACAGTTGTAAAGGCACTTGGTTTCTCTGGACTTGATATTTAGGTGCATTTCAAATACGAGGTAAAGTGAGAACAAATTCACACAATAATTCTCAGGTTTGTAAGACTGTTTATATGCTGCTGCCTGTTTCTCTGCCAcatacaaatcaaataaaaaattttctgtgaaaacattgaaGGAGTTTCATACTTTTGAAAAGTAATAGTAGATGTAAAAGTATCTCAGGGTAAAAATGCGTTTGTGTTTATGCTCTCAGTTGCCGATCTACAATCTGCTCACTTAAGATTCAAACGATCATCTGCTTGTGTCACTCAGGCCGAGGAAAGGAGGAGAGGCGGTCACTCCGAAAGCAATGGTTTTGGCAATCacagtaaccatggcaacctgCCCGACCTAGTGCAACAGAGCAACTCTCCCAGCTCCACACCCACCACGGCTCTGCAGGAACTGAGCGACATGGCAGAGGTCAGGCTCGAACACGTCGCCACCATCGTGTTTGTGAACACTCAGCCGTGCGTATCGCCGGTCAATATGGGCCACCGTTGACCAATCAGGTTTGGTGTCTTTGCAGTTTGGTCTGAGTGGGTCCAAAGCGTCGTTTACTCCCTTCGTGGACCCACGCGTCTATCAAACCTCCCCGAGCGAAAACGACGAGAGCTCGGCAGCAGGTAGATGAAACGCTTCGGACGTTTGCTTTCACTGCGACGACTCCGTGCCGGTCGAAATATTTCACCCTCACCTCTTGTCCGATCTTCCCGTCCCAGCCATGTTTGCCAACGAGCTGCTGAGGCAGGAGCAGGCGCGACTGAACGAAGCCAGAAAGATCTCCGTCGTCAACGTGAACCCCACGAACATCAGACCTCACAGCGACACGCCAGAGATCCGAAAGTACAAGAAGCGCTTCAACTCGGAGATCCTGTGTGCCGCGCTCTGGGGTGTGGAGGAACACGGTTTATTTTCTCCAATGCATCAACAAATCCctccttttatttatatatatatatgtatatatgagagagagagatgatcttttttttattcaaccctctgtgtttgtgttgtgctCAGGTGTGAACCTCTTGGTCGGGACGGAAAATGGTTTAATGCTGCTTGACCGAAGTGGGCAGGGCAAAGTCTACAACCTGATTACGAGACGGCGGTTTTTACAGATGGATGTGCTGGAGGGTCTGAATGTCTTAGTCACCATCTCTGGTaaatattatgtgttttaccatttctgtgtttctctaATCAACCTCTTTTCAGAAATTTACATCAGGTGTTTGCTTCGTTGTTTCTCCTCTCCCACAGGGAAAAAGAATAAGCTGCGTGTTTACTATTTGTCCTGGCTGAGGAACAGAATATTACACAACGACCCAGAAGTCGAGAAGAAACAGGGTTGGATCACTGTCGGGGAGCTGGAAGGCTGTGTGCATTATAAAGTTGGTgagatgctgtttttattaatacaaaTGCCTAGaattttttcattcattcaatcaTTCATTCAACCTATTAACCAGGTAAGGTATTAAGAATGAGTTAATATTTACAACTTGATCTGATTTTTAATCGCTAGTAATGcgttatttctttaaattttacgAAATGTGAAACTGGCCGTCTTTTAAAAAATGCgtatgttcatttttttctcatttccagTCAAGTATGAGAGAATCAAGTTCCTGGTGATTGCACTTAAGAACTCGGTGGAAATCTACGCCTGGGCACCAAAACCTTACCACAAGTTCATGGCCTTTAAGGTAGAGCACAAACATGTtctaattaataaatacaaGGGTGGCAGCAACACACCAAGCACACAAGCTTGAAGAGATTTAtcagtcagtttatttttatatcagataGCTGATTTTTCTATTCATAGTACGCGTTTCACACAGGAAAGTCACTGGTGGTCCAGTGCCTAACACCTACACAGGTTACGTTTTGGCGACTCAAAGTCTATTTAAAGAACTTTCTTCATGTTCAGGGTTCTTAGCTCAGACGAATTTCTCCAGCTGAAATAACGTTGACAATAGCAACCAAGTTACTGTACTTTGACGAAAATTGCGTTGTGTTTTTGATGCCGCAAAACGTTGCGTCTTGGAGGCTGACTGTACTTTTGCTCCATCGATCAAGGTTTTCATGCCCTTTTCCTCAACTGTTCACTTCCTCTCTTTCAGTCGTTCACCGAGCTGCAGCACCGTCCTCAGCTGGTTGACCTCACAGTGGAGGAAGGCCAGAGGTTAAAGGTTATCTACGGCTCTTGTGTGGGCTTCCATGTCATCGATGTGGACTCAGGCAATCCCTACGACATCTACATCCCCTCGCATGTAAGCTTAAAATGCAGTTTCTGTGCGCTTATCTTTTTTGTCCGAGTAAATCATGTTCTCCAATGGGGAGCTTTCGACTTCTCGATGCTTCAAGTTATTCAGTATTAGCTTTAACCCCAGCGATGAAGGTCATCGGTACGAAGAAATCTTGAAACAACCTTTTTGATTGATTTACTGAGGTGCGGTAAAGGGATTGATGTCAGCTCTGCatccgttttatttttagtttggcTAAATCTGGTGCTTGGACCGACCATGTAAAGAAGACAGAGCGCACGCATTATTGAACCGATCGTATTGCAGGCCGCAAAGATAGAATTGATccctttggggtttttttatatgAACTACAACACAGCATCGGTTGTCTGAAGCAGTTTTTGCAGCaaagctgttttattgtttttcactaTACAGGCAACAAGCATTAAGTTCAAAAGGAGTTCAGTTATACGCTCCATTTAGCGATGTGACGGAAACCAACCAGATCAGACCGAATGCAGATGAACGCAACCGCGTCAACCGCACTTAACTTGATAATGTTTCAGTAGAATGGAAATATTAGGGcttccgtttttttttaatttactttatgcaaaaagcctttaaattttcactttttgtgatttcaaaaatggaataaacatttaataaatgtattctaTAATGGAGTATTCTACAGACTCGATTATAGAATAATCCAGTTTGGTCTGTCTATATGTTTTAGCGTATGAAATGCTGCAGTTGAAGACTCTGAAATAGTCTTTTAGCGTTACATGATTGCTAACATGTTGTTCGCCTATTTGCATCCTTGCAAATACTTACAAATAGTTTAAATTTGGTGTTTTACTCGGTTTCCGTGTCTTTCTTTCCCCAAATACCCAAAATGCTTCCAGGCAGAAGATTCAAAACTGCAGCAACAGGCAGGGCATTaaaatttgtaaacaaaatcagaataaatatgAAAGAAGGCAAATACGTTTTCAGTTGTGGCTTAGAAACACACTGGGAATGAATTGAGAGAGATGCTTGGCTCTCTTGTTGGATGTCCACAACCTGATCTCGGgtaagtggggaaaaaaatttgatGGATGTCAAAGAGAGACTGCATTTATTTCAGAAGAGATCTGACTAAAGCTTTCAAAGACCCAGAACAGCTAGCGTACGCTTACCCAAACCTTTCAAGTCAACATGAATGGATGTCTGCGGTTTTCTCATtgtttccaacttttttttttttcatttattaatgtccattttctctccttcctctccagTGTTCCAAACACATGAAGGTGACACGCTGCCCTTTAGTGTAGACCAGTAGATGTGTTTAGTAAAAGTTTCCCCGTTGAACGTAGAGCGACATCACCTGTGTCCTTGCCGTCCTCCATAGTGTAGCTATTAACGCAAAAGTTGGTCAGAAATTAACCCGTTGGAATAGATTTGTCTCATCCATGAAGCACGACACAAGGCTCTCGGAAATATTCTTACTGCCAAGCGAAATGATTAAGTTTAATCACTTGATCCTCACGTTTCAGAATTAGTCCAGTGAAATTGTTTCCAGTTGCTCAGATCATGCTTCCTGTAAGAAAACCCTTgatcttatttttaattgactAATATTATGACACATTTGGGCAAGTTTCTTTTCCCTACTTTTGgcagaaaaagcagaagtgtGGCAGCGAGTTCAACTATGTTATGTAAAAGTGGTGCTTTATGGGTCGAGACAAGTTTTTGCTGTTCTTGTAGCAATGCAAATCTTGAGTGATCATTTTCTGCAGGCTAAAGTAACACGTCTTGCCAACATTCTGTATCTTTTTCTGTACATCTTTTGAGATATAGAAAGAGTTGAAGTTAAGGGATGAAAAAAGCACCAAGACTTCTACTTTTTCTTAATtgcagtctaaaaaaaaaagtggcatagaagtttctgacattttctaaatCTTTAAACCTTCAtctcatttgcatttaactttatttacagaaaagtcAGGTTGCACAATATTATATCAGAAAGAACTGTTTACAGAAggaaagatattttaaaaaatgtggagaaaaagaaaaacgctgAACCCTGTGGTACTCCGTATTTAATAGATGCACCAGCGGTGCTTCATTATGAACTCGGCTGCATgagttcattacattttcatggAATATGGAATATATTGGGTACAGAAATTCGACAGCATGAATTGGTATGCTGATGATACTTAGTTATTTGTAATCCATTAAGTCCAATTCAGTCAGTCAAGTGTAGAACCAGAATAACTTCAAAACATCAAGCCTagattactttttatttcctgtttataAATTCAGACGTGACAGATTAGATAGTAATTGCCAAGAATCTCTAAATTATCTGAGGAAACATAATTGAAGCGTAACTTTTAGTTGTTCAGACGCTTGTTTTGCACTTGGCTCCTCTTTTCCAGATTACAGAATGTAGGCAGAGAAAATTAAAGATGCATTAGTATAACTTGATGTTATACTCTAACATCAAGTCAATTGTGATCAAGTTCACCACACTCCCTGAAGTCCTACGTGCTTTTGGTTGCGTTTATCTTAGATCCAGAGTCAGGTGATGCCCCATGCCATCGTTGTGCTCCCTAAGACTGATGGGATGGAGATGCTGTTGTGTTATGAGGACGAGGGGGTCTACGTCAACACGTATGGACGCATCACCAAGGACGTGGTGCTACAGTGGGGGGAGATGCCTACCTCTGTTGGTAGGTATTTCTTAAATTTACACGTGTACATGTGTTATATGAAATCTAGAAAAGTTACGGACCGCTTCGAGTGGAAGACTTCAAGCATCTTGATTGTTCGTACGTTGCTTTAGAGTGGAGATGGTGGATTTATTGATGGATTGGGGGCATCGTTTGCTGTACAGCAGGAGCTGCTCCCGATCTGTTATGGCGAAGAATGAAGTTAGTC
Proteins encoded in this window:
- the tnika gene encoding TRAF2 and NCK interacting kinase a isoform X20; amino-acid sequence: MACDSPAQSQFEIDLSALKDPSGIFDLVELVGNGTYGQVYKGRHIRTGQLAAIKVMDVATDEEDEIKSEINMLKKYSNHRNIATYFGVFIKKQPPGIDDQLWLVMEFCGAGSVTDLIKNTKGNSLKEDWNAYICREILRGLAHLHQHKVIHRDIKGQNVLLTENAEVKLVDFGVSAQMDRTVGKRNTFIGTPYWMAPEVIACDENPEATYDCKSDLWSLGITAIEMAEGAPPLCDMHPMRALFLIPRNPAPRLKSKKWSRKFQSFIENTLVKSHSHRPSTEHLLLHPFITELPNERHLRIQLKDHIDRTKKKRGERDETEYEYSGSEEEDEERDKGEPSSIINVPGESTLRRDFLRLQQANKERSEAQRRQQLEQKQNDEHKRLLLAERQKRIEEQKEQRRRLEEQQQRERELRKRFEEQEKIRREDERRQAAREQEYIRRQLEEEQRQLEILQQQLLQEQALLLEYKRKQIIEQRQAELLQMKLQQERAYLVSLQQQQQQQQQEGRQAEKKPLYHFKDASHPNDKPAWAKEMAHLIPAKAHSGSVSGSPSLQDQTGSSQSEGAGVASPKPETPRQNSDPSSDTPEPQQHTSSREERDRDRTAWLREEDIPPRVPQRTTSISPALVRKNSPNGGVGLGPRSGSQLIRASNPDLRRSELSLDAMLQRTSSNSSSSSSPSSQGGSSERRGQTKQVRTPPGANEEVKPKQEEGRESARPSRPADLSALAKELRELRVEEGSRPPVKVTDYSSSSEDSESSDEDGEVLGHDGTVAVSDIPRIMPGVQSSSESYGGLAEDALGDSYDSSRDSTLMMREAEERRRGGHSESNGFGNHSNHGNLPDLVQQSNSPSSTPTTALQELSDMAEFGLSGSKASFTPFVDPRVYQTSPSENDESSAAAMFANELLRQEQARLNEARKISVVNVNPTNIRPHSDTPEIRKYKKRFNSEILCAALWGVNLLVGTENGLMLLDRSGQGKVYNLITRRRFLQMDVLEGLNVLVTISGKKNKLRVYYLSWLRNRILHNDPEVEKKQGWITVGELEGCVHYKVVKYERIKFLVIALKNSVEIYAWAPKPYHKFMAFKSFTELQHRPQLVDLTVEEGQRLKVIYGSCVGFHVIDVDSGNPYDIYIPSHIQSQVMPHAIVVLPKTDGMEMLLCYEDEGVYVNTYGRITKDVVLQWGEMPTSVAYIHSNQIMGWGEKAIEIRSVETGHLDGVFMHKRAQRLKFLCERNDKVFFASVRSGGSSQVFFMTLNRNSMMNW
- the tnika gene encoding TRAF2 and NCK interacting kinase a isoform X19, whose translation is MACDSPAQSQFEIDLSALKDPSGIFDLVELVGNGTYGQVYKGRHIRTGQLAAIKVMDVATDEEDEIKSEINMLKKYSNHRNIATYFGVFIKKQPPGIDDQLWLVMEFCGAGSVTDLIKNTKGNSLKEDWNAYICREILRGLAHLHQHKVIHRDIKGQNVLLTENAEVKLVDFGVSAQMDRTVGKRNTFIGTPYWMAPEVIACDENPEATYDCKSDLWSLGITAIEMAEGAPPLCDMHPMRALFLIPRNPAPRLKSKKWSRKFQSFIENTLVKSHSHRPSTEHLLLHPFITELPNERHLRIQLKDHIDRTKKKRGERDETEYEYSGSEEEDEERDKGEPSSIINVPGESTLRRDFLRLQQANKERSEAQRRQQLEQKQNDEHKRLLLAERQKRIEEQKEQRRRLEEQQQRERELRKRFEEQEKIRREDERRQAAREQEYIRRQLEEEQRQLEILQQQLLQEQALLLEYKRKQIIEQRQAELLQMKLQQERAYLVSLQQQQQQQQQEGRQAEKKPLYHFKDASHPNDKPAWAKEMAHLIPAKAHSGSVSGSPSLQDQTGSSQSEGAGVASPKPETPRQNSDPSSDTPEPQQHTSSREERDRDRTAWLREEDIPPRVPQRTTSISPALVRKNSPNGGVGLGPRSGSQLIRASNPDLRRSELSLDAMLQRTSSNSSSSSSPSSQGGSSERRGQTKQVRTPPGANEEVKPKQEEGRESARPSRPASYKKAIDEDLSALAKELRELRVEEGSRPPVKVTDYSSSSEDSESSDEDGEVLGHDGTVAVSDIPRIMPGVQSSSESYGGLAEDALGDSYDSSRDSTLMMREAEERRRGGHSESNGFGNHSNHGNLPDLVQQSNSPSSTPTTALQELSDMAEFGLSGSKASFTPFVDPRVYQTSPSENDESSAAAMFANELLRQEQARLNEARKISVVNVNPTNIRPHSDTPEIRKYKKRFNSEILCAALWGVNLLVGTENGLMLLDRSGQGKVYNLITRRRFLQMDVLEGLNVLVTISGKKNKLRVYYLSWLRNRILHNDPEVEKKQGWITVGELEGCVHYKVVKYERIKFLVIALKNSVEIYAWAPKPYHKFMAFKSFTELQHRPQLVDLTVEEGQRLKVIYGSCVGFHVIDVDSGNPYDIYIPSHIQSQVMPHAIVVLPKTDGMEMLLCYEDEGVYVNTYGRITKDVVLQWGEMPTSVAYIHSNQIMGWGEKAIEIRSVETGHLDGVFMHKRAQRLKFLCERNDKVFFASVRSGGSSQVFFMTLNRNSMMNW